A single Maniola hyperantus chromosome 11, iAphHyp1.2, whole genome shotgun sequence DNA region contains:
- the Nup107 gene encoding nuclear pore complex protein Nup107, whose translation MNYNSSFKMHSIQLTPKNKRVRQLLAREDTLNISPIFNESTIFKTLNDTSLRQVLDESSVIINSGTTRDSLNEAFFEIIQSARPSEVLDTLARLAQVCCDSLELVEPWHRYNAQNYWLAEEANTWKLLYCLYNDSINEHPESLDSIVGEPTLSQQILVDALFQSDSELRLLQLLVDWLESTAAYQEETTKTSAPVISNDIHWGNTLHQLLMGSSLFNKEKNKAMITCMDPDAPKRQNKTIHTDDKKDDNDLCKRIFTEVRCGKFNEAISLCISAGQAWRGAVLQGWKLLHYEQDENGTLQVSGNSSRDLWKWCSLNIANDVSENIYYRATVGILCGHLQSTLPACQGNWEDLLWAHLRVQIEARVDKFLREHHATAEANTTPPDVLELLQTELQLEELSLQQVFNAVKSLMEGKRESNYQICQRHVMLGHIRAIMEDSLQWIESAEEKFIRFLAHLVLVLRQMGKDPQHDVGDRVLEKYVTLLIDGLTEGACENPELIAFYTSTVPVQRQITLYAEFMSHIQKSEHREDVVSAGMKAGVNVAASARVAIKKAITDIQQGYGNIDVSFTQTTAVEKDKALVDKVILSLEWLGFIENQLEEALWLSNAMIRTFIFIGNTDAALLCVSRLHKMFVDYINKVPSNSSELREHLCLRSYLEGIEAFATWYRHFISGQPKDVEPLAPDASFSDKVYHEQRSAQVEQQKARWKNTILHQSRHTKNLLYNTLLFPGGWLQDETDSTSSNNFTEEEKEERAKQLDTLRRLCIPEVTILILKILQSNDDIDNHKEAVKISNLIAGENRGLYKVFTKNKLLEVLDRIKESSLLLLEKGKDIFGYELNE comes from the coding sequence ATGAATTACAACAGTAGTTTTAAGATGCATTCTATCCAGCTAACTCCCAAAAACAAACGAGTTAGACAGTTATTGGCGAGAGAAGATACACTGAATATTTCACCCATATTCAATGAATCAACTATTTTCAAAACTCTAAACGATACGAGTTTGAGACAAGTGTTGGACGAATCTTCAGTTATAATTAACTCAGGTACTACGAGAGATAGTTTAAATGAAGCgttttttgaaataatacagtCTGCTCGTCCGAGTGAAGTTTTGGATACTTTAGCAAGGTTAGCCCAAGTTTGCTGCGACTCCCTCGAGCTGGTTGAGCCTTGGCATCGATATAATGCTCAGAATTATTGGTTAGCAGAGGAAGCTAATACATGGAAACTTCTATATTGTCTGTATAATGACTCCATAAATGAGCATCCTGAATCATTGGACAGTATTGTTGGTGAACCTACACTGTCACAACAAATTTTAGTCGACGCATTATTTCAAAGCGATTCCGAGTTACGTCTTCTCCAGCTACTAGTTGACTGGCTCGAGTCCACGGCTGCTTATCAGGAAGAAACCACCAAAACCTCTGCTCCTGTCATCAGTAATGATATTCATTGGGGTAACACACTCCACCAGTTACTTATGGGGTCCAGCTTGTTCAATAAGGAGAAGAATAAGGCTATGATCACATGCATGGATCCAGATGCACCGAAACGTCAAAATAAAACTATTCACACGGATGACAAAAAAGATGATAATGATTTGTGTAAGAGAATATTTACTGAAGTTCGCTGTGGTAAGTTCAATGAGGCAATTTCTTTATGTATTAGTGCTGGGCAAGCGTGGCGGGGTGCTGTACTTCAAGGCTGGAAGTTGCTACATTATGAACAGGATGAGAATGGAACTTTACAAGTTTCCGGAAACTCTTCAAGAGATTTATGGAAGTGGTGCTCCTTGAACATTGCCAATGATGTCTCGGAAAACATTTACTACAGAGCCACAGTTGGAATTTTATGCGGCCATTTGCAGAGCACCCTGCCAGCATGTCAAGGGAATTGGGAGGACTTGTTATGGGCACATTTAAGAGTTCAGATAGAGGCGAGAGTTGACAAGTTCTTGAGAGAGCATCATGCGACGGCTGAGGCAAACACAACACCACCAGATGTTCTAGAATTGTTGCAAACTGAACTTCAACTTGAAGAGCTTTCTTTGCAGCAAGTTTTCAATGCTGTTAAATCATTGATGGAAGGAAAGAGGGAGTCCAATTACCAGATCTGCCAGCGTCATGTAATGCTCGGACATATTCGTGCAATAATGGAAGACTCCTTGCAATGGATTGAGAGTGCTGAAGAGAAATTCATAAGATTCCTTGCTCACTTAGTGCTAGTACTGAGACAGATGGGCAAAGATCCACAGCATGATGTCGGAGATAGGGTTTTAGAGAAATATGTCACTCTACTCATCGATGGTTTAACTGAGGGGGCCTGTGAAAATCCAGAACTTATTGCCTTTTACACTTCTACTGTACCTGTTCAGAGACAAATCACTTTATATGCAGAATTTATGAGTCATATACAAAAAAGTGAACACAGAGAGGATGTAGTCAGTGCTGGGATGAAAGCAGGTGTCAATGTTGCTGCTTCTGCTAGAGTAGCAATTAAAAAAGCAATCACAGACATACAACAAGGCTACGGAAACATAGATGTGTCATTTACCCAAACAACTGCAGTTGAAAAAGATAAGGCTTTAGTTGATAAAGTAATTTTATCCTTAGAATGGTTGGGGTTTATTGAAAACCAACTAGAAGAAGCTCTTTGGTTGAGCAATGCTATGATTCgcacatttattttcattgggAACACTGACGCTGCATTGCTATGCGTTAGTCGTTTACACAAAATGTTTGTAGACTATATAAACAAGGTACCTTCAAACTCTTCAGAGTTGAGAGAGCATTTATGTTTGAGGTCGTACTTAGAAGGCATAGAAGCTTTTGCGACTTGGTATAGACACTTTATAAGCGGTCAGCCAAAGGATGTTGAGCCTCTAGCTCCTGATGCGTCATTCTCGGATAAAGTTTACCATGAACAGAGAAGTGCCCAAGTCGAACAACAAAAGGCTAGATGGAAGAATACCATACTACATCAATCTCGTCATACCAAGAATTTGCTTTACAATACTCTACTATTCCCTGGCGGTTGGCTCCAAGATGAAACAGACAGTACATCTTCCAACAATTTCActgaagaagaaaaagaggAAAGGGCTAAGCAGTTAGATACTTTGAGACGTCTTTGCATTCCAGAGGTCACTATTTTAATACTAAAGATCCTGCAAAGCAACGATGATATTGATAACCACAAGGAAGCAGTTAAAATCAGCAATTTGATCGCCGGCGAAAATCGTGGCCTTTATAAAGTTTTCACTAAGAATAAACTTTTGGAAGTATTGGATAGAATTAAGGAGTCTTCTCTTCTACTTCTGGAAAAGGGCAAGGATATTTTTGGTTATGAATTAAACGAATAA